A genome region from Nocardia sp. NBC_01730 includes the following:
- a CDS encoding succinate dehydrogenase hydrophobic membrane anchor subunit — protein sequence MTAPVIGKSYDRPASLDLPRSPRARSSNNFEKYAWLFMRFSGLLLIVLVLGHMSIMLLLDGGVKRLNFAFVAGRWSSPFWQFWDLTMLWLAQLHGGNGLRTVIADYSRKDSTRFWLNTLLAISMILIMGVGTYVIFTFDPNIS from the coding sequence ATGACCGCACCTGTCATCGGGAAGTCGTACGACCGTCCGGCCAGTCTGGATCTGCCCCGCTCGCCGCGCGCCCGCTCGAGCAACAACTTCGAGAAGTACGCGTGGCTGTTCATGCGCTTCTCCGGTCTGCTGCTTATCGTGCTCGTGCTCGGCCACATGTCGATCATGCTGCTGCTCGACGGCGGCGTGAAGCGCCTCAACTTCGCCTTCGTGGCCGGTCGCTGGTCCAGCCCGTTCTGGCAGTTCTGGGACCTGACCATGCTGTGGCTCGCCCAACTGCACGGCGGCAACGGGCTGCGCACCGTGATCGCGGACTACTCCCGCAAGGACTCGACCCGGTTCTGGCTGAACACGCTGCTGGCCATCTCGATGATCCTGATCATGGGCGTGGGCACCTACGTCATCTTCACCTTCGACCCCAACATCAGTTAG
- a CDS encoding cytidine deaminase has translation MSQIEWNVLRDNAIRIMRRAYAPYSRFPVGAAALCSDGRIVSGCNVENVSYGLGLCAECVLIGNLIAGGGGRLLAVSVTDSRGEILMPCGRCRQLLYEHGGAEVLVDHQAGAVPLRALLPDAFGPDDLDAGQV, from the coding sequence ATGTCGCAAATCGAGTGGAATGTATTGCGTGACAACGCTATTCGAATTATGCGTCGCGCCTATGCGCCGTACTCGCGGTTTCCGGTCGGCGCCGCCGCTCTCTGTAGTGATGGCCGAATTGTGAGCGGTTGCAATGTGGAGAATGTCTCATATGGATTGGGCCTGTGTGCCGAATGTGTACTGATCGGTAACTTGATTGCGGGTGGTGGAGGGCGTCTTCTGGCGGTCTCCGTGACCGATTCCCGTGGGGAAATCCTCATGCCCTGTGGTCGGTGCCGTCAATTGCTCTATGAGCACGGTGGCGCCGAGGTTCTGGTCGATCACCAGGCCGGAGCGGTGCCGCTGCGCGCACTTCTTCCGGACGCCTTCGGCCCCGACGACCTGGACGCCGGGCAGGTGTGA
- the sdhC gene encoding succinate dehydrogenase, cytochrome b556 subunit, with product MTTIEAPAQPKRKTLYRGDPGMWSWALHRITGVAIFFFLFVHVLDTALVRVSPDTYNEAIEIYKNPIVALMEMGLVVVVLFHALNGVRVILVDFWSKGPKYQRLMLWIILAIWFLLAVPAIGRQFFYLFTEH from the coding sequence ATGACCACGATTGAAGCTCCGGCCCAGCCGAAGCGGAAGACGCTGTACCGAGGCGACCCAGGAATGTGGTCGTGGGCACTGCACCGGATCACCGGCGTCGCCATCTTCTTCTTCCTCTTCGTCCATGTCCTGGACACCGCGCTCGTGCGGGTCAGCCCCGACACCTACAACGAGGCGATCGAGATCTACAAGAACCCCATCGTCGCGCTGATGGAGATGGGCCTTGTCGTCGTCGTGCTGTTCCACGCGCTCAACGGCGTCCGCGTGATCCTGGTGGACTTCTGGTCCAAGGGCCCGAAATACCAGCGCCTGATGCTCTGGATCATCCTCGCGATCTGGTTCCTGCTGGCGGTTCCCGCGATCGGGCGCCAGTTCTTCTACCTGTTCACGGAGCACTGA